The DNA window AAGACGACACAACTAATAAACTAGAAACACCGAAAGCAACACTTGTGGAGGGAGGGTGGGGTTGATTGTAAATTCACGAAGGGTGCTTTATGGGAAATGAGAAATGACGACGTGTGATGCCAAAGGCAACACCACAACCCAAGAGCCTTATCAACAATGTGATCTCACGAGGACCATTAGTTTATTCTCTCCTGTTTTAATCTGATGATGAGGATCATGATCATGATGATCACGATGATGAAGGGCCATTCACTCAGTGTATGTATcgatataaaaatccaaaaactgaAAGCAGGTTAATTAGAGCAAGATATAGGAGAGGGTCGAGGAGGAATAAAGCCAATTTGCATTATGCACAGTGGCACCCATTAGGAGAACGCCAACTTGCGGGACATCATGCATGCTATCTTTTTAGTCAGGATaggtttgtttttgaaaaacagtttttgaaaaattatttttcaaatttttttatatttatttgttattagaaaagttggtcaacacaaaatacttttcagtcaaagaaaaatttaacttggttttcaggaaaatgttttcctgtaaaatttggacggaaaacattttccgagaattatgaaaaatttataaatatcatattatttgctgattatatcaaatttggttttcaaacttttgattgctatatatatatatatattttgttttgaatattaatttttcaatttcatctcttaaaatttaatttttatattaattttggtccttatttttataattgttatttattttttccttattatttttttattgaaattttttatctatcaaatttgatcatcattcttttgattgttacttattttatttgaaataatttatgaaatgttaattattattattttaatttcttcatcttttttttagatttgatctctattattttgattattatttattttatttgagataatttatgaaattatattttttttcaatttcattctcattcaactttttaatttgtaagatttctttcttattattttaataaacttgagaaaaataaaacattaataagttattttccagcttatttttcataacataaccaaatactagaaaatatttttcaatttatttttcattacactaccaaacattaaaaaataatttatttttctgaaatttacttttaaaaaaaaactatttttttttagcaaataaaCGACCTTAGTTTCTTGACAGACAAGGAGAACCGAAACTGAAGCGATGACATTAGTACCGATCCTTTCTACCTCCTCCGTCTCCTCTTCCTCGTCGCACAAGTGGCTGAATATGGCCCCATGGCCCAAAGGGACGGGGCATGTGTCCACCCTAACCATGTAGTGAACAAAACGTGGCACTCCCTTAGACGTCTAATGACTAGGCACCGCACAAACAGACAAAGCAGCCTCGTAAACTCTGGCCTTTGCCACCAAGTTTGAGCTGATTTCCTTGGAAAGTTGAACCTTGGAAACGTCACCATTACTTAGCTTCGTCCTAAACCTCAATAAGACGAGTTGCAACCGTCTTTTTGGCCCCCAATAATCCATTAAACAATCAATTTAGGGAGTCTCTACTTCGATTTTTCATGGaagattattatatattacGAAAGGGATACTGCTACTCCTACGACTCCTGTTaagctaaaaatattaagtgGAGGGATAAGAAGGGGAAAGGCACAAATTGATGAGTGGGGAGGTGGGCGAAGGAGAGTGCGCTCAACGCAGCCTTTCAGATTCCTCAAGGCTCTCAtccacttatttttttatttaattaatagagAACAGTGAAGGATGATGGTGAAAGATTGGGATCTTAGGAGCATCTGGAGATGGCTGTCCTTGTCCCTCCGAGCATTTCGTGTCTCCTAAGCTTTTCTCTGATTTGAACACCATCCCATCTCAAGATTTTAGACTACTAATTCATCcgcttttgatttttgtttttaccgtTCTAAGCAACTTGCAATATCTTTAACTCCCTTCAAACCCCTCTTAATTTTCAGGCTCGAAACGTACACCTCACAATACACTATTACCTGGCAAATTGGCTTGACAGCATATAATCACTCCCTTTGGGAATATCATCTACCAAAAGATTTAAGGGCCTGCTAATCTTATGCGGCAACAGCGTTTCAAGAGGTTGGCCGTGCAAATAGCATGAAAAATATGCCTTTTTACGATCAATTACCGTTCAAAACACGATTAGCCTCGCAGACAAACATCTAGTTAACaacaaagtgagaaaaaaatctAACTGTGTTAACTGGAAACGGCGACTCAATGAAAATACAATCGATGATGTGCCCATTTTGTTAGGGGGATTGAAAGAGATAGTTGAGGTTTGTGCTGCCCATAAAACAGAACCCACCTTCGCATCAAGCCCAATTCCTACGTGAAAGCGAACCTAACATTTAGCACAGAGAAatttgaaaatgttaaaaagagAATTATACTTTATGTACCCTCCTCCTATTTTGGGTGAGGAAAACGGAAGAAAATTAAGCGTaaaatcaatcaagaaccaTTAGACCATCTTTTTCATCTTCAGGGAtggtatcttattttttttttataacaggAATGGTGTTTTattgctctctctctcccccatcaaaaaaaaaaaaaaaaaacgaaaaagacGTATGTGGTCTGCTTTACATCTCGAGAATCTTTATCTAAAACTTGACCAGGATGGCTGTACTTTCCTAGCTACTCCATCATATTCATTACAAAATCATGCATGTATAAGAGAAAACACACACAGACACAGCTCTACAATTCACAATGGACCCATTAATGACCAAAATAAGAAGCTGCCAGCTCATTTTTCCATGCAAATAACCCCACTCCCCTGTATGCATAGACGAAAGGTGTCTCAGATTGcacatatataaatatgaaataaaagatCACAGAGGAGATGCCGGAACACAAGGTATAACTTTAAATATCACTATCCACAAGGACAAACCACGGTGTTCTGTATACATTCCATGCTATCATAATGCCCACTCCTTTATTGCTCCCTTTCCAACAAATCCAAAACCCcacatttatatatttatatgttatGATATGTACATGCATGGATATGGTAAAATTCCTGACCCAGAAACTCAATTCCAGCAGTAATTGCTAAATGTCTATAGGAAGGGACCACTCCCTTACTCCAAAGCTAGCTACTAAAAACACACCACCTACCATCCTATTAGTATTTACACAAGAAACTTGAGATGTCCCTAAATTCCCCCACATCCCACTTCCTCCTTGCCGTCATTTTTAGAATTTCTTTTCGTTTTACTGCTGGTAAATGCTAAATGTTTTGCcaattcttttaatgtttttggtggGGAGGGTTATGGAGTCTTAAAATGGGGCACGATGAGGTATACCCTTTCTTCTCCTTGCATTACGATGATTGAAAAGGGGAGGAGTAGCCGGAGAAATGTTGGTAGCTGCATCATCACCAGAGCTCTCCGCACCATCATTGTTGGAGGAATAGATTGAGAGCCCGTCCATCAAACGATTGAAAGCATGTGTTCTGCGAATCTTCTTTGGGGTTGAGGACTCATCTGATTCCGACCCACCAAAGAACGGATCCCTATTTTGCTTCAATTTTAGCGCAAACGTAAGGTCTGGGTCACCCCGCTTCATGCCTCCCAGCTAACAAAACGCAAACAGCACTTTACTCgaacaaaaaatgaatattgTATTAAACTATCAAAACAGAGCAGTAGAAGAGAGCAGAGCAGAGAACCGATTAATAATTGAGAAGGGAAACCATCACAATTAACCTACCTTGCATCCAAGTGAACAGAATCTGAATGAATCAAGGAGACTTCGACAACAAATTTCACAAGTGTTGGTGACCCCCTTTCCAGGCCTTGGCTGAGGGCGCTCATTGAGGAACACAATCTTGGCGCTATTGATGATGTAAGTCTGTACGCATGATATGTCTATGTACTTCTGTATCTCATTTACTCTCACCACATTATGGTATGAAGATCGCCTTATCTGCAGCAACCCAAGCATTCAACCAGGTTGTCATTCaatcaataaatcaattaatcaatCGAAAAATTCGAAGATAATATGGAGACAGAGTCGACAAACCTGAACAACACGGTGATCTCTGTGATAAATAAGACAATAAGAACAGAAAGCATTTCCCATACAATCTAAGCAGAACATATTACATTCACTCTTATTGGATTCACCATGAACTGCACAGGGAATGAAATAGCTTGCTCTAAGCATGGGTATTAACCATGGTGGACCCGTGTCGTGGTTCCTCATTTGCCCAAATGGACTCACCTGCCATCAATTATCACAGACTCGAATGAGTAAACCCCAAGAACACGGTAACAAgaatgaagaagaaacagagtAGTAGAGACAGAGAGATGCCAAAATGAAAATACCATGACTTTGTAATCACTACTGGTATCGATAAAGATTCAATCTTCTACAACCTCTGCTCCTGATGACTATATAGATAATAAACAGCTgccaaaaaaaaaccaccagAAAAGTCATCAGCAACACATACTACATGGAAAAGATTATGTAAGAGAGACACTGATTCATCTGGCTGGGACACAAACCTCGACAAGTTGGGGTAGAAAGAAACCGCCACGCCGATCGAAGAAAGCAAGGATTATTGATTAAGAGAAGGGATGCTgagtgataatttttatatatatatatatatataggagggTGCATGTGCCTTCGAGAGAAGCACTGGAAGAAGAAAGATACTCGGTGATGGAAATGAATACATatatgatattaatattataaggCCGTCACAAAAACAGcgcatatttttatttattcatatttttattttactaatatgcattaacaaaaaaaaaaaaaaaaacagtgagaaagaaaggaaagtgaaaatGGGAGCATGGAAACGTGCCCACATTTTCTAGCAGTGGTATATATCGACGGACTTGAAGAGGGACAGCAACACCCAGATTCCCATTTGCTTTATTCATACACGTCCGatcactttccttttcttttctaattaaattcaaGGCACCCCTCGATCAACCTGTGATCTCCAAGCCCAGCCTTCTGATTTAAGTGTGTTTTCCATGATTATGATTACAAACACACGAGTTGACGGCACCTTTTAAGTAATACTTTTACCAGATCTCACGTGTGATGATAAGCATATGTATTTACGAGTCAAACCATGGACACGTGGAGCCAGCATAAAATTAAACCCGGATGGTGCCTTGATAAAAATCGGTCACTCATTCGATACTTGATGACTTAGCTTCTCATCCAATTCACTTGTTTTAAGACTTGAATAAAATTCATTTGATACTTATGACTCAGCTCCTTATCCAATCcacttgttaaaaattaattttcttttattaaatttttattttttaaacaatttattttaattgaaatagattaacttaatttaatttacccATCTCACTCATGATAtcgaattttataaataataaaaaattaaaagaaccgGTTTTTTTTACCATGCATCATCTCATAAAACATTAttcacaataatattattttttttacattttatatatatttctatgtttttttttatcttttaatatttagtttagtagctattactatttaaaaaaaaagtaaaactatatacatacatacaaaaatgtttaaaaaatagagCAAATACATTTAATAAGTAATAAAACGAGTTGCCATATCGTGTTGATATGATATCATATTgttgaataatatataattatcttaGCAAGATTTTCCTCGATATATAATcttgttgtttttaatgatatcCTCAgacaaagagaaaaggaaaacttcCTAGATTTTGCTATTAAAACCCTGTCCATGCTAAttgaacttttatttcttttctgagTGTGAAATTAACCGATCTGTGATCGACAATGAAAGCAAtgatagtgttttttattttccttttttttttagtaataaaagTAGATTCTCAATGTATggaataaattttagaaagagttgatgaaattggaaagaaaaaaagaagcagcaaatCCTGGGACCAAAGTACTGAAAATAATGCTCATAAAGGCTCAGAATTATGAACATGCAAATCCATACTCAAAATCTAGACCACCCTCTACCCCTCAGTTTCCAAAAACTAAAACCAGTAAGAACATGGAGGGAGAAAGGGGACCAAAGTCAACTGGTACTAGGAATTTTCTTTGATTAACTCTTTATTTATGCCTTGTGATGTGAATAACATCTTATGTCTACCTCTCAGTGGTAGAAGACCGGAGGACCAGCTTGCTTGGAGGGGGGATAGCTGGAATATACTCAGTTCAAAGTGGGTACTATAAAGTTTATGGTAAGAAATTCCGAGCAGAGATTGTTGAGAATACAGAGGCATATGTTGGAATagaaattgaaagttgaaaccatGATCACCAAGAGTGAAACACTTGTTATGAAGACTTGGACGTGGTACCATACCAACAAATTAAGGACAACTTGGCCAGAGGGGGGTGATCATTGAAGGGAGATGCTACCGCCGTGGAGGAGAACCCGAATCAATTAATTATCTTCCCGGAAGGTGTGATTAATATGGCGATGATCTATATGTGTGAGCCGTGGGTTATGGTGCATGGTAGGTCAGAGATGGCTAGAGGAAGCTCTATGTTGCGAGTATCAACAAGCTAATGAAGTCTCTAGGCAATCTATGTTGGCATTAGCTGTACATTGATTTAGTTGAGAATTTGTAGGAGAAAGTTTagtaattgatttatttcatagctgtaaaaactatttttttttcttttaaattattaaaaactgtTATTGTAACAATAGCAATAAACACAAAAGACGATGGCAACCCCTACTGACTTAGtggaacaaaatcaacaagGAACCGCTGCTATCCTTGAAGATTTAACCACAAGAATGACTCAGGTTTTGACACAAAACCAGACCCCGACCTCTGCAGTGACATATGATACTGCTACACCGATTATTATCAAACTTAATGGAACGAACTACGCTCTATGGTCCCAAATCGTCGAGATGTATATCTCTAGAAAAGAACAGAACATGGGAACTTATTCCGCTGCCAGAAGGGAAGAAGACAGTTGGGTGTAGATGGATTTTCTCCATTAAGCACAAAGCAGATGGAAcaattgagcgatacaaagcaaGATTGGTAGCCAAGGGATACACACAAACGTATGGAGTGGACTATCAGGAGACGTTCTCTCCAGTAGCAAAACTAAATACTGTTAGAGTGTTATTATCTTTGGCAGTAAATTTAGATTGGCCACTACACCAATTTGATGTCAAGAATGCCTTCCTTCATGGAGACCTTGAGGAGGAAGTGTATATGGACATCCCACCGGGGTATACCTCATCCCCTACCGCTGGAATTGTTTGCAGATTACAAAAGGCTTTATACGGGCTGAAACAATCACCACATGCTTGGTTTGGCAGGTTTAGTATGGCTatgaaaaaatatggttttcaaCAAAGCAACTCTGATCACACTTTGTTCCTAAAACAACGACAGAAAAAGGTAACTGTCTTGATAATTTATGTGGATGACATGATCATTACTGGAGACGatacagaaaaaatatataagttgcAGAAACATTTGGCTACTGAGTTTGAGATGAAGAGTTTAGGAGGACTGAAGTATTTCTTAGGGATTGAAGTGGCTAGGTCAAAACGAGGCATATTTCTTTCACAGAGAAAGTATGTGCTAGACCTACTAACCGAAGTAGGGATGCTTGATTGCAAGCCAGCCGACACCACAATGATTCAGAATCAGAAACTTGGGGATTTTTCAGAGCAAGTTCCAACCAATAAGGAAAGGTATCAACGACTGGTGGGCAAATTGATTTATCTATCACATACTTGTCCAGATATTTGCTATGCTGTCAGTATAGTCAGCCAATTCATGCATTGTCCAAGTGAAGAACATATGGATGCTGTAGTAAGAATACTTCGTTACTTGAAATCAGCTCCTGGAAGAGGGCTTCTATTCTCCAAGAACGGTCATCTAGAGGTTGAAGGGTACACAAATGCTGACTGAGCAGGAAGCATATCTGATAGAAAATCTACGTCTGGATACTTCACGTTTATTGGTGGCAACTTGGTCACATGGAGGAGCAAGAAACAAAAGGTAGTTGCCTTGTCAAGCGCAGAGGCTGAGTTTCGAGGGATGGCAAAGGGACTATGTGAACTGCTTTGGCTCAGAAGATTATTGTCAGAAATCGGTTTTGGTCCCGAATCAAGAATGAACCTGTATTGTGATAATAAAGCTGCCATTGCAATATCTCATAACCCAGTTCAACATGACCGCACGAAACATATTGAGATAGACAGacattttattaaacaaaatcttGACGAAAGAGTGATTAATTTTCCATTTGTCAGATCAGAGAATCAGCTCACGGATATCCTTACAAAAGCCGTCTCCAGCAAAAACTTTCAGAGCTCTCTTGACAAGTTGGGCATCGAAGACATCTTTGCACCAACTTAGGGGGAGTGTTGGCATTAGCTGTACATTGATTTAGTTGAGAGTTTGTAGGAGGAAGTTTAGTAATTGATTTATTCCACAGCTGTATAAGTCCTGTCTGTGGCAGGAATCCGTAGCTTTCAAGAACACCTCctctgtgtatatatataggagCATTGTAAACTCAAAAGATCAAGAGAGTGAATACAAATTGAAAAACTCTTTTTGTAACAATCTCAGCCTGCCGGCATACTCTCGGTAACACTCTTAAGCCGTTGAGAGATTGGTGTGGGAGTTATCAGAGGTCAGATCATGGCTGCAACAACAGAAGGATTGCCACTAACGGGCGTAGCCTAATTAAGATGCGGGACAAAGAAAGATCAAAATGATTCTTTGTGGGCGGCGCAGTAAGGAAGGGAAGGTAACAGGACAACACAGGCCATGGCAAAACAAGACCCGAGGAAAGTGTTTGATGGAGGAAGCCACCCCTCCCCTCTCTATTAGGTTCTTAGTTAATATTGATTGATGTATACTCTGTTCCTTAATTAATAAAAGCAGCATCATTCCTTCAACCCACCCCCATTGTCATTGTTCTCTCGAAGCTCAGAATCGTTGAATGATGATTTGTGTTTGGACTCGGCGGATTAGgcacttcaattaaaaaaacaaacgcaCGCATCTTTCCCGTGAGCTTGGTTGGTGCTCAAGCTTTAGATGCCAATATCGTTCTTGATCTTCTTCGTGGATTGCTTTGATACTTCTCTCTTTGACCCGACCATAAGTGGACTCGTGGGCCCCCAACTAGACCCATTGGGCCCATAAACCAGCAGCTCTCTTGTGCATTTGGACCCAATCAAAGCTTCCTGATTTCTTTTACTATCATGTACATGAACATTAATTATCAAGTGGTTGCATGCCATGTGTTGTGGGGATGGTACAATTTTagttatttcattatttatacgtaactaattatttaataattgaacTGTTTTATCATGATCTTATTTGTATGTTATCGCTGCggttattataattatgtaaTTTGACTAGAGATCATACATATATAAATGTTTAATCTGAATTCTTTATAGTGTTTTATTTGGTatcaattcttaattttttttattaaaatttaatttacaaaatttctATCCtcaagataaaatcaaaataaatcatgtacacgtgtttgattttttttagtagacATCAAGATTTTATTGTTTAGAACTTACATATGTTGACGTCtaataattaatagaaaaattaaatcatgtgaaaaaaatattatacctCTATTacaacaaaatgagaaaaatattatagctCTTTGTAGTATATTGCTACAGTTTTTGCTGACTAGGCTGCCGGAAATTGCAAGGGAGGGTTATATGGCTAACTAAGGCTTAAAAACAAAcgattatttttaacaccactgcatcaaaataattaaaaattaaaaaaaaaaattaaaaaaaacatttaaatttttaaaaaacatcatttaaaacaGAATCCCAAATGACCCCTTATTCTGCTATGTTTCATATACCTATATTCCTtctgtatatttaattttattttgctgaTTTCTTGCACACCTTCCGCTTTCTTTCTGCATATAGTTTCAACTTTTCAGCATATGTATTCTCGACATCCCCTCTGTAAGTCGCACCAGCACCGCTACAATCTAGTCGTAGCAGCGGCTAGCTAGAGATCGAGACACTCCCTTAATGAGATCATCAAGCACCAAACCCTTAATGAAGAAGACCGGTTCATCTCTCCTGACAATTATAATTCAATGGAACAGCAACACGAATTGACGACATTGTTCCAGCACCATCAattgttgattgtttttttgctttctaaCATGACATTGCTTGACCCGGCACTTCTCAGTTTCATTTCCCTTTGGTCTTGTGAGAAGAAAAGCAAGAATAAATTACTAGAATCGCTGCCTTTCTTcctattttgtttcttctagTGTTTTCAAAGTCATGTTCATCACCaagaaatcaatatatatatatatatatatatatatatagagagagagagagagagagagagataggaaCCTGAACGAAGGATTAcaatcatcatttttgtttcttctctaCAAAAACGCCTTGTGTTACTGCACAACATGTCATTCTATATATCAGACTAC is part of the Populus trichocarpa isolate Nisqually-1 chromosome 2, P.trichocarpa_v4.1, whole genome shotgun sequence genome and encodes:
- the LOC7474539 gene encoding protein RGF1 INDUCIBLE TRANSCRIPTION FACTOR 1: MVSPFGQMRNHDTGPPWLIPMLRASYFIPCAVHGESNKSECNMFCLDCMGNAFCSYCLIYHRDHRVVQIRRSSYHNVVRVNEIQKYIDISCVQTYIINSAKIVFLNERPQPRPGKGVTNTCEICCRSLLDSFRFCSLGCKLGGMKRGDPDLTFALKLKQNRDPFFGGSESDESSTPKKIRRTHAFNRLMDGLSIYSSNNDGAESSGDDAATNISPATPPLFNHRNARRRKGIPHRAPF